A genome region from Trachemys scripta elegans isolate TJP31775 chromosome 2, CAS_Tse_1.0, whole genome shotgun sequence includes the following:
- the RNF122 gene encoding RING finger protein 122 isoform X2, protein MWAMHYGWRAMRKLWVANCEVTQPSCNTNSKLRHQAQSERFGYKEVVLKGDARKLNLHGQTCAVCLEDFKVKDELGVLPCQHAFHRKCLVKWLEVRCVCPMCNKPITGPTEPHQGIGTLLDELV, encoded by the exons ATGTGGGCAATGCATTATGGCTGGAGAGCAATGAGAAAGCTCTGGGTGGCCAACTGTGAGGTAACCCAGCCCAGCTGTAATACAAACAG CAAACTTCGACATCAGGCACAGAGTGAAAGATTTGGATACAAGGAG GTGGTCTTGAAAGGTGATGCCAGGAAGTTAAATTTGCATGGG CAGACCTGTGCCGTCTGCCTGGAAGATTTTAAAGTGAAAGATGAGCTGGGAGTGTTGCCATGCCAGCATGCCTTCCACAGAAA GTGTCTAGTGAAGTGGTTGGAGGTTCGCTGTGTCTGTCCCATGTGCAACAAGCCCATCACAGGCCCCACAGAGCCCCACCAAGGCATTGGGACACTCCTGGATGAGCTGGTGTGA